The window GCCTGTGCACCCATGTATACAGCCCAAGCCTTACATCTTGATTTTCAAGTGGCTACTGACCATACAGTAGTTATACTCGGTACAATACAACTGGACAAATTATAGGGTCCCGGAGACATTCCTCACGAGCGAGCTGCTCTGTTTCTGAGACAgtcgatgaagctgaaggcTTGGATGTGGCAACTTCTTCAAAAAGTCTCAATGTCATCGTCAATATTAAGCTAGCCAACTGCCTCGCATGATGCAGATAAAAACACATATGCAGTTCTATCGCGTCACCTCTTAGATATTTAAACAATTGCAAAAGAGTGTCCGGGTCGAGTTCCGCCAGCCCCGTCCCTTCTCTCATAGTCAGGTGCTCCATATTGTGTGTTCACCATCACTGTCTGTCTCACTTTCCGAGGCTTGAGAGCGGAGACATGAGAGACGAGTTTAACATCCAGATCTCGTTACGGGCCGCCACCCTGGAATTATCATCTGCGAcgcttctcaacattgtgTTGACTCAACCCAACCCCGCCCCATCAGCACTTGTATTCGCTTAATAACATgttgcttctgctccttgcTTTGAATAGGTACGCGTCTTGTTTCTCATTTTGATTCAAAGATGCAGACGTGGCGGGTTCCATCAGAGTCGTTAACTGACCAGGCCATCTTTGACGCAGCTATTGTGCCGAACATATGTTTCCTAAAGAGGCAGACCAGAACGGAGCTTGAGTGCAGCCCCTTATCAAATAACTTCAACAGCCTAGGTTAGCTCGTCCAAGGTCTAGACAGAAGATTATATCCCGAAGCATACAACAATATCACTCTTGCTATTGGTATGAATCCATCTGCGGTTCATTTTATGTCTATGTAAAACTCGTGTCATTCAACACGCTGGGAAAACCTTCTCAGCGCCGCACGTCTACATTCTTCCAATAGCAGAGGAATACAGTGAACTCAGCAACAGTAAAGGTCCGCCAAAGGGTAGATCTCGGGCTTGGTACTGTATTTACCTTCGCTTCTAGAAAGCACCACATGTCGTCTGCTGTTACATAAGCGGCATGTTCTGCTTTTAGCAAAGAATTTGACTAAATTGCATAGTCACAGACCCTTGGCGGGGACACTATTAGTCTCGGGGGAAAGACACCGATGCTCTATCTATTTAGGCGATAAGAAAAGTTGAGGAGTCGAGCTTTgaatgaagttgatgttgaactggAAGGGCACAAGACACGGACACAGCGTCACGTCACGTCAATGGAAATTCCGATGGCTGTTGTCTCGGTACATCACACCATCAGCAGCTACGGATAGGTCTTTCAGAGTCtgtgagagaagagaacTTCTCTTGGCAACTCTCAATCCAACCTCGCGTTGATAGAGTCGCCGTGCTATATGCACTGTCCGGTCTTTACGGAATACCATCCGACCATACCGGCATGTACATGTACTATTGTGGTTACCCCAGCATGTAACGTGTCAAGTCCCCCTTGTCATTTATTAGAGTCTTTTCAGATTCGTCCGTGGATGTCAACCAGGGGTACCAATCCCTGCCACCTCACCACCTCTTACCCCCTTGTCGCCGGGGATAATCAGCATGTGCTGCTGCGCACGGCCGTTCTGCTTAGCCATCCACCGTCAGTGTaggcttctcttctctttcgaGTGGCTCGCCGAACAATCTTACAATTACTTTTTTTCACGAGGCAAATTTCAAGGAGCGTGCATGCAATCAAGAGGACGGCCTTCTCTAATACGTTGCTGCGAGGTATTCCACGTCTCTCGGGAGCCCGATGAAATCAATGGGAGCTGTACCGTCTAGCTGGAACAAAGCATAGTTACCATGATTCCATCTCTTTTATTCATAGCATATCTCAACTACTCTTGCAAGGTTTTTTATATACAATCTCCATTATTATGACAACTCCGAAACCCAACACATGACTACCTATTCTAGTTCCAAGCCAGCTTGTTTCATAAGTCCATAGAAAACGCCTTGCTTTTTGAAAAGCTCAGCTGGACTATCAAACTCAACCACCTCACCCTTATCAAGCACCACCACACGGTCGCTGTCGAGGATGGTATTGAGGCGATGGGCtacagtgatgatggtgcgGTTTGCGAACAGGGGTGATCGGAGGGTGCTCTGCAGCATTGCGTCCGTCTCAACATCGACGGCAGCAGTAGCCTCGTCCagaacaaggatgttggACGGGGTAAGCATTGCGCGAGCGAGCGAGACCAGCTGTCTTTGGCCTTGAGAAAGGTTGGAGCCTGCAATGACAAACATTAGCCGTTGAACATGTGAAGCTTACAGGTATGGCTGAGAATCCAAGAGCCAGGTAGctggtctttgcttggccaagagaccAAACCACGggacttcatcttcatgcGAGGCGTGCATCAAAACATATCCCTCATCTTCCAGATTTTTACAGAAAAGAGActgttcatcatcaaagacaagggcCAGATGCCTGTGCACACCACATTCGATGAAGCCAGGGCAAGCCGAACCAGATGCTCGGGTGACCGGTGAGGGAAATCGCAGGCCGGTCAAGAAATGCCGACAGAAAGCGCAGTGCCGTGAGTTGACTTACCTCCTTCGTTAATCTTGGCCTCCAACCCACCATCCATGCTTGAAACGTGGTCCTTGAGTCGCGCGTGCTCTATAGGGCTATATGTCAGCAAATGTTACGCAGCATGCAATTACAAAAGAAGCGCTTGTTTGAGCGGGTGTGGTCACAACAGGGTTGAAATGCTGTAATTTACTTACCCAATACACTCCAAAGCTCAGTGTCGTCATGGACGTGTCCAGGGTCAAGATTATCCCGGACAGTGCCTTCGAATAGTGCTGCGTCCTGTGGAATAATGGCCAGTCTTCGGCGTAGATCGAGCAAACCAATGGCAGATGTATCGACATTATCAATGCCGATGTGGCCCGTTGCCGGTTCGATGAGACGGAACAAGGCGAGTGTGAGCGATGACTTGCCCGCTCCAGTGCGACCAACGACGCCGATCTTCTCGTGCGACTTGATGTCGAGGCTTATATTTTTGAGCACCAAATCCAGGCCCTCGCGATAACGTGTGCTATAGTTGACAAAATCAAcctcgcccttggcaggcCACGAGACAGGGGGTCGGTTCTTGGTAATAATCTCGGGTGCCTCGCTGGGTAGAGCTGCATATTCAAGGACACGCTCCACCGATACAATATTAGTCTCAACCTCTACAGTTTGGCGGACGATCCAGTTGAGTGAAGTTGTAATCTGCAGAGCATATGACATGGCCAGACCAACAATACCGGGGCTGAGGTGCCTAGTACCAGTGACGGACATGATGGaaaagccagcagcagctagAATGACGATAGCGCCGATGAACTCGAGGCGGACGGCGAGCCAGCGATTGGCACTGATGGAAGGGAAGTAAGCACGGAGGTTAGCGTCAACACGCCATTCGTTCTCCAGCTCAaatcgctgctgctgtcggTATGCCCGAATGGTTGAAATACCACCAAGCGATTCCTGGAAGTGTGCATAGATGGGGCTGCGGCTGACACTATCAAGTCGCTTGAGCTCACGGGATGTCCTGAGGTAGTATCTCTGGATGAAGTAGTAAGTCAGGGCGAGAGGGATGATTAAAGCGATGAAAGCCGGTGTCGCGACCGAGATGACAATCAAAGTGAATCCTGATCGAGCGGCATTGACAAAAAGCATATTGAAGGTCCTGGCCAGGACTTCGTCGACGCGGTAGATGTCACTGGAGAATCGGTTAAGGATTCTTCCAGCTGGTGTTGTGTCGAAGAAGGACATGGGAGAGCGGAAGATAGCGTTGGCCATGCGCTCGTGAAGCTTTCGAGACGCCTCAATGGAGCAGAAAATCCAGAGAATCAGGGTTTGAATAACAGTGAGGGCGGAGGCTCCGATACCAAATGCAAAGTAGATGCCGATGTACTTGCCGACGTGATCGTTTGAGTTGGACTTTTGGTTTCGCTCAGACCACTCCTTGAGCCAAACCGAGCCACCAATGTTGGCAGTTTGCGAAGCGAGCAGCATAAACAAGTAAAGAGCGACAGCATAGAtgttgttcatcttggcgTATTCGCCATAGACTGACcacttgaccttgccttgctcCAGATGCTCCTTGCTCTGCTTAGTCTTGGAACCTGCGATTTCCTCATCTGTGAGCTTGCCTCGAGGACCCCTGAAACTAGCAGTGCTGGCACGACGAAGAGTTGCCATGCTACTTGAGCGAGGCTTGGCACTAGCGGCAGTCTTGATAGGGGCCATCTCCGGGACTTGTTCCTGAgcctcttcaagctcttccttGGCCTGACCAACGTCTGGTTCGATGATTGTAGCGGCTTTACTGCTTGAAGCACTGGAGCTAGGCTCACTGCTGGCATTGCCAGACTCTTGTCcggcagtcttgagaagctcagcGACAGGACCCTTCTGAGCAACCAGCTCTTTATACGTTCCTCGCTCGATAATCTGTCCGTCCTTGATCAGACTCACGTAGCTAGCCTGACGAAGCACAGCGATGGCGTTAGTGGCAAGAATTCGAGTCTTCGAGGCAAGTAGACCACGAGTTCCCAGGACGTTGTCGATGATGTGACGGCCAACATGAGAATCAACAGCAGAGAGAACGTCGTCGAGAAGGTAAATATCGGCACGAGCATAGACAGCGCGAGCTAGGGAGACACGAGCCTTCTGACCGCCACTCAAGGAGATACCTCTTTCACCAACAACGGTCTCATCTCCGTCTGGAAGCTGGGCAAAGTCATCGACCAGCGCGCATGCATGTACAGTTTTCTCGTAGAACTCGGCGTCGTACTTGTAACCGAAAATGATGTTCTCCTTAACAGTAGCGTTCAGAATCCAGGTTTGTTGAGATGCATATGCGACAGTTCCTCGCACCTCGACATTGCCCTTCACCTTCCATAGGTCGCCAAGAATGCTTTGTAGGAAAGAGGACTTGCCGGAACCAACACGACCGACAACACAAGAAAGCTCGCCCTTGTAAGCAGTGTATTCAATATCAGTCAGTGTAGACTTGTTCTCGTGGCGGTTCCATGAAAATGTACCATCACGGATAATAATACTCTCTTCACCAAGCTGCTCGGGGGCAGGCTTGATTGTAATTGCATTGGGCTGGAGCTCCTCGGCGGTGAGGAAGCTTGTCAGTCGTCCAATGGCAACAGAGGCTTCGACAATGGATGTGATAACCATGGGGAGGATAGCAAGTGGGAAAGTCAGGAGgttgaacaaggccagcgCAGGGAAGACGATGTCAGTGGTCAGGGGCTTGTCCTGGGTCAGAACGAAGACGGTAAAGGTTGAGCAGGACACGAAGAAAGGCGCTGTAGTCCAAGTGAAATTGGCAAAAGCTTGCGTGGCGCCAATCTTTCGCAAattcttgagctccttctcatttCGGACAaagttgagcttgttcaTAAAGGCAGATCCCCAGGCATaaagcttgatgctcttcatgttgttgataatcTCGTTGATCAGACGGCTCCTGGaatccttgttcttcatctgtTCCTTTTGCATGTTCTTCATAATACGAGCTACAAAGCCTTGGATCGGCATCATAACAATCATGACAACAATAcccgccatcatggaccAACCAACCAGGTTGTATAAAGATACCATGCAAATGATGATCTGGAATGGCGCAGACCAGAGTTGCTGTGCGAATTGGGTAAGATCCTGCAAACGTTGGCCATCGACAGCCATATAGTTGACGATATCGCCAGTGGACTTTGCGGCTCTACCCTCGCTCGACAGTCGAAGAGACTTGCGGTAGATGGCTGAGGAAAGACCACCCTTGATACGCATGCCAGTCACAAAAGCGAGCTGGAAATACTGGTGCACCATAGTTGTTTGCAAAACTGCACAGGAGAACATGGCCAGTGCAATAGCAGCACCCTTGATGATGGGCTGCGGAGTCTTGCCCTCGCCGTACGAATCGACAAACGAGATGAGCAGGCGGAGCAGTTGAGGCTGAATGTATTGAGCAATatcgttgaagaacttgaagatTGCAGCAACACAGTAGGGTCCGCCATATGCCTTGAACAAAACTCTCCACAACGAAGGTTTCTTGTGGTTTTCTAATTCGTACCTCCAGGCTTCGTCGAAGCGAGCGCCAGTGGTTTTTGTCTTATCGTCCTTGGCAAGAGCCCAGAGGTCTTCCTCAGTCAAATACACCTTGTAACCATATCGCATCATTGGTGTCATCCAAGAAAATGCGAGCTGGGAGAAGGCGTTGGCATACTCTACGGGgcattcctcttcctcttgaaTGGCTTCATATCCACTAGGGCCATTGCTTCTGGGCCATAGCCACTCGATAAGAAATTCGGCGAGGGACAGTCCGACTCCGACGCAGTAAATGATGAAGTATGGCAGGTTGGACTCGTATATTTGCTGCGAGATAAGAGATCGTAGCTTTACGCCGTAGGATATTAGGAGGAAGAGCCAGTAGAAGAGAGCGATGCCGCTGGGATATCGAATGCGCGAATGTTCGACCCATTGCACAGAAAAGATGACGAGTAGCGACAGGATAGTCAGGAAAGTGGTCAACACTCGGAAGTCGCCATACCAGATATGAGGCATGTAAATAATCTGGACAATGAACTGGGCAATGAcgtcgaggatgatgatTGCGAGAAGGGACTAAGATGATTGGTCAGCTCAATTGAACGATAGCACGACAAAGTAACTTTGGCAATAGTATCAACCTGTTTAATGTAGAAGTGCGCGTTCTTGGTCTGTCCCTCctgcttgggcttcttggcgagcAACCACCAAACAGCGAGCGATCCGAACAAAAGACCAAACACAGACACGGAAGCAATCCAGACATCGATAAAGCAAGGTGTGAAATCATAGCGATGCGGACTCATGGGGCCCCATCCTTCTGGGTTTCCGCACAGAGGTTGTTTGAATGGGCTGACGGTGAAATAGTTCGCACCAAGCTCTTGCAGCGGACGAAAGCCTGTGAACGAGCCCGTCTCCAAGAgaacctgctgctgctgctgctgctgctcgttAAAGAAAGCCATTGTTGCAGTAGTTGTTACTCAAAGAGTTCAAGGTGTCGAAATTGTCTTGCGCAATCGTCACCTCATGCTAGAGGGACGTGGTGGATGCTTCGTAAGATGACCAAGGCGGCAGCGCgtcttgatgacgatggtaGAATAAGATTTTTGGGAGCTTCGGAAGCTCGCGCGGATCGACGTCAGTGCGAGCGGGCGCCGTGAACCGGAGACGGCGCAATGGACCAAGACACAGACTAAAAAGACACAGGTCCGAAACTGAATCCGGTCGGTCGCTTCTGAGGAGCGAGCGTTGGAgtgaaagaaaagaaaagaaaagaaaagaacaaaaaaagagtctTTGCTCTTTGGCGACTTCCACGGGATCAAGCAAGAGTTAACTGGGTACCGCTACCTGCCTACCGTAAGTATGACAAGCAGAATCTTGTCGAATTACAGGCCCTTGTCATTGATGGTTGGTAAGCTGCCCCAGAATTTTGCTGCAAATCCTACATCGGTATCCTTAGGAACCGACCCGATGCGAACATGGACCCATGCTATCTGCATGAGTTGCCTGGACT is drawn from Fusarium graminearum PH-1 chromosome 3, whole genome shotgun sequence and contains these coding sequences:
- a CDS encoding metal resistance protein YCF1; amino-acid sequence: MAFFNEQQQQQQQVLLETGSFTGFRPLQELGANYFTVSPFKQPLCGNPEGWGPMSPHRYDFTPCFIDVWIASVSVFGLLFGSLAVWWLLAKKPKQEGQTKNAHFYIKQVDTIAKSLLAIIILDVIAQFIVQIIYMPHIWYGDFRVLTTFLTILSLLVIFSVQWVEHSRIRYPSGIALFYWLFLLISYGVKLRSLISQQIYESNLPYFIIYCVGVGLSLAEFLIEWLWPRSNGPSGYEAIQEEEECPVEYANAFSQLAFSWMTPMMRYGYKVYLTEEDLWALAKDDKTKTTGARFDEAWRYELENHKKPSLWRVLFKAYGGPYCVAAIFKFFNDIAQYIQPQLLRLLISFVDSYGEGKTPQPIIKGAAIALAMFSCAVLQTTMVHQYFQLAFVTGMRIKGGLSSAIYRKSLRLSSEGRAAKSTGDIVNYMAVDGQRLQDLTQFAQQLWSAPFQIIICMVSLYNLVGWSMMAGIVVMIVMMPIQGFVARIMKNMQKEQMKNKDSRSRLINEIINNMKSIKLYAWGSAFMNKLNFVRNEKELKNLRKIGATQAFANFTWTTAPFFVSCSTFTVFVLTQDKPLTTDIVFPALALFNLLTFPLAILPMVITSIVEASVAIGRLTSFLTAEELQPNAITIKPAPEQLGEESIIIRDGTFSWNRHENKSTLTDIEYTAYKGELSCVVGRVGSGKSSFLQSILGDLWKVKGNVEVRGTVAYASQQTWILNATVKENIIFGYKYDAEFYEKTVHACALVDDFAQLPDGDETVVGERGISLSGGQKARVSLARAVYARADIYLLDDVLSAVDSHVGRHIIDNVLGTRGLLASKTRILATNAIAVLRQASYVSLIKDGQIIERGTYKELVAQKGPVAELLKTAGQESGNASSEPSSSASSSKAATIIEPDVGQAKEELEEAQEQVPEMAPIKTAASAKPRSSSMATLRRASTASFRGPRGKLTDEEIAGSKTKQSKEHLEQGKVKWSVYGEYAKMNNIYAVALYLFMLLASQTANIGGSVWLKEWSERNQKSNSNDHVGKYIGIYFAFGIGASALTVIQTLILWIFCSIEASRKLHERMANAIFRSPMSFFDTTPAGRILNRFSSDIYRVDEVLARTFNMLFVNAARSGFTLIVISVATPAFIALIIPLALTYYFIQRYYLRTSRELKRLDSVSRSPIYAHFQESLGGISTIRAYRQQQRFELENEWRVDANLRAYFPSISANRWLAVRLEFIGAIVILAAAGFSIMSVTGTRHLSPGIVGLAMSYALQITTSLNWIVRQTVEVETNIVSVERVLEYAALPSEAPEIITKNRPPVSWPAKGEVDFVNYSTRYREGLDLVLKNISLDIKSHEKIGVVGRTGAGKSSLTLALFRLIEPATGHIGIDNVDTSAIGLLDLRRRLAIIPQDAALFEGTVRDNLDPGHVHDDTELWSVLEHARLKDHVSSMDGGLEAKINEGGSNLSQGQRQLVSLARAMLTPSNILVLDEATAAVDVETDAMLQSTLRSPLFANRTIITVAHRLNTILDSDRVVVLDKGEVVEFDSPAELFKKQGVFYGLMKQAGLELE